The following proteins come from a genomic window of Fontisubflavum oceani:
- a CDS encoding PaaI family thioesterase: protein MTPDDKARIARQFIEAIPFSKALQMHLDTIGDGIAVISMPYSEALVGDPKTGVIHGGAVSALMDTCGGAAVMSHSDAPVGTATIDLRIDYMRPATPGQRILARAECYHVTRSVAFVRAQAFDEDETRPVASATGAFTIEQGKGAEVSP, encoded by the coding sequence ATGACGCCGGACGATAAGGCGCGGATTGCGCGGCAATTCATCGAAGCAATCCCGTTTTCGAAAGCGCTGCAGATGCATCTGGACACAATCGGCGACGGGATCGCAGTGATCTCGATGCCCTATTCCGAGGCGCTGGTGGGCGACCCGAAAACCGGTGTGATCCATGGCGGGGCGGTTTCGGCCTTGATGGATACCTGCGGCGGTGCGGCGGTGATGAGCCATTCGGACGCGCCGGTTGGCACGGCGACGATTGATCTGAGGATCGACTATATGCGGCCCGCCACCCCGGGGCAGCGGATTTTGGCGCGGGCGGAATGCTATCATGTGACCCGATCCGTGGCGTTTGTGCGGGCCCAAGCTTTTGACGAGGATGAGACGCGGCCGGTCGCCTCGGCGACGGGGGCATTCACCATTGAACAGGGCAAAGGCGCGGAGGTTAGCCCATGA